ACCTATGGCATCCCAAGATCAATCGTGGAGAAGAGCCAAGGTGTGAAGGCAACCCAGAGAAGCCACAGGCTACCAGCAAACATAGTGCTATGGATGAATAGGTGAACCCGCTAGTCGTTCGATCGTGTTGAAACAAGGTTCTCGTGGAACATTTGTCCgatttttatttcttctgACAAAGGGAACGAGATGAACAGTTAAGTTGTTCACATACTGTTGGAGCCATATTGGGCTCATCAACGCTGTCCATCGAAAATGCACCAGTCCCTCCAGTCGTAGCGTTGCGTAACAAACCAACTGCCAGAGATAACTCCTAGTAAACAGAACGGGCGACGAAATACGATGGCTGTGGCACTAGAATACAAGAGCAAAATTGAATCGGCATCAAACATTCCTCTCCTTGCGTCGATACCTATCCTTCAATGCAACGCCTTGGAAAACCAGAACTCCGTAATCATGCTCATATGTCGTTAGTGGGGTATCAGACTTTGGTCATCAACTTCGGACATATCCATGTCTCTGAGCCTGTTGTTCCATGCGTATCCGCTCCATGCGGATCTTAGCCGCCTCGGTGCCGTCGTCAGGTTGGGCCATCTCCTTAAGCCAAGGGTGCTGCAAGGCTTGCTTTGCAGTAATACGATGGGCAGGGTCGTAGACGAATATCTTCTTTAGCAGATCGACAAAGTTCTTGAGGAAAGTGTTGTTTCCGGGAATGATTTGCTGCTATCTGTTAGCACGAGCAATGGCAAGCCATGCAAAAGGGTGCTTACATCGAGGTGCTTCATCGCCTTCACAAAGCGACGGGAGCCGCGAGTTGTATCTGGCGTAGGATAGTCAAGTTTGAGTCTCTTGAAATATCTGAAAAGTGTCAGCATGTAAACCAGGAAACATTTCACGAGGAGACTGACTTCGAGGCGGCATTACCACCACTTCTTGAAGACATCTTGTTGACAGCCTGGACAAGATGGCTATCGATTCTTGATCCGACGACAGCCTCCATCATGGCCAGGTGTTCCAAATTATCATGAGTCTGGAAGAGAGCATCACCCGTGAAGAACTCGACAAGGATGCATCCTATGCTCCAGATGTCACAAGGGAACGACcatccaagtccaaggatgATTTCTGGGGCACGGTAATGGCGTGTTGAAACCACGGAGGAGTGGTACTCGTCTTGGAATGTGGCAgagccaaagtcaatgagCCGAATCTCTGTATCCAGTAGAACACGCCGCTGTGTAGCTTGACGGCTGATagtcgaagaggaagaagggaTCTTGCGGTTATATGTAAAGGTCTGATAGGCATGATTACAGAGCAAGATGTTCTCGGGCTTGAGGTCGGTATGGATCAAGTTGAGGTCGTGCAGAACTAAGTCAAATTAATACACTGCCAAGCAAGACTGTTCGTTCGTCCAACTTACAAGCAACACTGGTGAAGAGTTGTCGGGCAAAACTCTGAATCTGACTGTTGGGAAAAGGAACGAATCCATTGCCCTTGAGGAAATCGAAAACACTCTGATCAAGCAAATCCATGACGATACAAATGTGGCCGCGATAGTCGAAACAGTCTCGTAGATGGATGCATCGGTTACGGTTCTCTGCATCGTTTCGTTTGAGGGTTTCGAGAACGCGAAGTTCTATCCGTGAGGCATCTCTGTATTTCTGAACCGATCGGATGATCTTGACCGCCACGGCCTTGTTACGTTTTCGATCGTGGGCTTCAACGACCTTGCCGAAGGTTCCCTGACCCAGTAGGCGGACAATCTGGTCTGTGGACTTTATTAGATAAGTCTAAAGAGAGAGCATGATGGACTTACACTTTTCTGTGAGTTCAGCATCAGGAACGACAATGTAATgaccatcgtcatcatcaaccttgaCGTTTTTGTTGTAATGTCGCTACCGATTCGTTAATaatctcatctcaacctGTTCAGTAATGTGGAGTCAAAACTCACGTCATGGATAACTTGTACGTTAACCTCAGACGCCTTCTTGGGAGGGAAAGGTGGAGGCTTGTACGTGAAGAAGTCCCCGAGGCCATCTACATCGCGACGTTTGGCTTCGTTAGCCACCTGTTGACGGGTGCGCTTTCGCTTAAGGGGGGCCAGTCCCTCCTCGTACTGGCCGTTGGATGAAAGTGATGTCGGGGCGGTAGTGTTAAGTGCCGAATTGGTGCGGTCACTGCTAGAATTGGACGAGCCCGCTGGTGTTGACACCTGCAAAGGGGTGCTGTGTTGTGATTCGAGGTATTTGATGTGATAACCCGAAGCCTGGACAGTGCCAGACTCGTCTTCTCGTCTCCTCTTCTTAGCCACCTGACTGCTCGTGTTATCGCTGGGCGCAGCAGCAGTGCCATTCGTAATTTTCCGGCTAGTGTTTGCTTCAGGCTCGGGTGTGTCGTCAATGACGATGATTTCCTTTGGCAGGCCATTCTTGTAGAAGGTGCCCCAGTCGGGCTCTCTGGAGCGTCTACGCTTTCTCGAGGGTTGCTCAGCGCGAGTAGCAGGGGCTCGCTCCGTCATGCTTCCTGCAGAGTATGCCGCGTCGTGTCGCGGGCTGGGTTCCTGAGCGTGGTGTGCAGAGCGAGAATTGGAGTTGGTCAAACTTATTCCATTCGAACCCGATGAAGAGTATCCCAAAGGCGAGAGCTGGTACGGCGGCGGCAGAATGGCACTGTGGGAAGGCGACACGGCCGAAGAGACCGGAGGTGGTAGGATATTCTGATTCGATACAGTAGAGCGAAAATTGGCGCTGGGGTTCGGCTGATAAGTCTGATGATGCGTGTGCGAATGGGCATAGGAGGGCTGGTAATGGTGAGGATTGTAGTGTGGAAGCGTAGCCGTCGCTGtagttggtgttgacatgATGGGgaaagccaaagccacccAAGGGCTTTAGAGGCGGCAGTAGCGATCACGAAAAACAAAAACGAGAGATGTGCAGTTTCGCTGTATCGGACGGTACAGGCGACCGATCAAATCGTCGCGTCGATTCGTATGTGTAGGCCTTCTTGAAGTTCATGTATGTACGATGGAGGAATCGTGagtgaagaggagaaggacacAACCGATGAGCGAAGAGAGGCGAGATGGAACGGGACTGGGGAAGGACCCGGGGGGCGCACCTCCTAGTTTGGTGAATGGTTTTGGTGGTGAGGGTGGTGGATAGGTGTGCCCAGACGGGACAGAGAGAGTAAGAGCGAAGGAGGGAAAAAAACGCTCGCCCAGTGAAGGCCAGCGACCTAGGTACAGTGGCCTCAGCGTGTGAGTTAGGGGTTAAGGTTACGAAGGGGCACTGTAGCAGGAGCCCCAGTCCACTTATGTTCAGCTTATCGCAGGTCACGTCTCGTTGGGTTAGAATATTCTTGCTTTTCTCTCAAGAACTGAGACTAATGTGTGGGGATGAATGGGCGAGGCGAGGGTCATAGCCAAAAGGAAAGCAGTGGAGTGACTTCAAGAGTCCATCCAAGCCCGGTTGAAGGCGTCACGGGCATCCCATTTGTCTTGGAAAAAGCGTTGGCCAAAGTTACGGGTGGCCGGGGCAGATTTGAGGGGATCCATTCTGGGTGACGTTGGTCAGATAGAGATTTGCTTGTGAGTACATTTCCTATAGGCGGTGACGTCTAGTGGTAGCATGTATTTTTGGcgtcatcctcaacacctcAGTCCCCATCAAGGAGTGGGTGGATTTGTCACTCATGGATGCTGTGTTGTGCTCTgtctcctctcctcctctcctcctctcctctcctcctctcctctcgGGTTACGATCTTGgggtcaagaagaagaggcggAATTCCAGTGGAACTGGGCAGGAAATACAGAGGTACTTTTATCATACTGTGGCGGCGTCCCGATTCGGCTCTCCAGGCCCAGGGCACCTCAGTCGGAAAACCAGGGTCCATCACTTACAGGGCTTGAGTGGAAAGGGTTGTTTTGGGGAAGATGCCCGGCCAAGTGAGGCAAAGTGCTAAACGCCTGTGCCTGTCAGTGAGTGACAATAAAGCTCGGATACTTGATTCATCACTTCCATTTGGCTCCAATTCTCGAGGTAACCGAAAGGCCACAAATTAGGGCCTTGGGTAATAAGAgaaagacttaggtaaagTGTGAAAAACTTAGAATGATATTTTAATCCTTTATTGCAGCATTCTCTGCCAAGGCCCGAGGCTTGCTCCCGAGGTTGAGGCTGCGGAATAATAACTTCAGCCGGAAGAATAACGAGTAATATCCAATCTTGACGTCGAAAGGGTATCCCGTCATTGATAACAAATACAAATACAGAATACACTCTGCCTATATCACCTGAGATGAAATTCGTTGCAATGTCGCTAGATTATCCTCGGCTGTCTTGCTTATTAGGCAATCTGAAAGAAATCTTTCCAAACAGATGTGAGAAAGGGCAGGGACCATCGTGTGAACAGAAACATTGGATGCCACTAAAATCAGTCCAGATGACGATATGAGGCGTTCAGATCTCGGTACTTCAATAAACATTACATACAAACCAGTTGATCCCTTGATCGCTTCAGTCGTTCAGGTAGATCCTCATCATTGCTTGATGTGCCTTATCATTGGCTTTTCGTGTCATGATGGCAGGTGTGAGGATGACCTGAGAGGCTGGAAAGAGGGCCCGTTCTGTGACGGATGCTTTAGGTACAACCAATATGAGACCCACAAAGTACTGATGCCGTATCGCACGAATGATTCTGGCCTTGGTCTAAACGCCTCGGTACCTCCAAGGTTTCATGATGGAAGTACACAACGCTCCCTCCTGACACTCAGACTGTGTtccgaagaagaaaaatTGGTTGTGCCTGGACCAACACTGGGACttttcatcgtcatcattcGTTTGAGCTTGTACAGAGTTTGCTGAGAAACAAAACTTGATTCTGTTCATCCATCCATGGCCTTCAAAATCATCAattacttcttcttatcttgACGATTTGATGGGGACGAGCAGTTAATAACATATCGGATATACGTCATGAGAGATCCATTCACAGGGCAGCCATAAACGCGACCCTACTGCACAGAAACACACACAGAACCCACACCCTACGGAGCACACCAAACAGTATCCATACAGTACCTATCACTTAACCTAAAGGTGGTTGTCCATGAACAATCACACCTGTATCTGTTCATACAACTCCTTCGTGCAGGTATTTGGGATATGACTGCTCGATGCCGGAAAAGAACCCTTTTACAAGCAAGTCAGGGACAATTGCAAATACGGTTCGGTTTACCCGTTGGTACCTCTGTACCGCTTGAAAGAGAGTTCAACTTTAATCGTCTGGAAGGGTCTAGCACTCTACCTAGGTACTTCCACTCTCTGCGCACCCAAAGAGCATCAGATCTGGTACGCATTTCGCCCCAGGGCAGGGTGACGCTGGCGGTGGGCCTTTTGGCCAACCCAAGACCCTCCAGCAACCCCGTGCCTTTTCTGGTGCATGTTGAAGTGATCGCTCTTTGCTGAcacttgttgatgatggaaagaaTGTCTGAAGCCAAGGTTGTGGGTGTGGTAGATTCATTACATGACAAACAGTGCTCTATGTGTCACTGTAGCCCCCCTATTTCACCTTCAGCTTGGCTGTATGCCTGCTATGGTTCTGAAAATCCAATTGTCCGTCGTCTCAGCCCTTGAAGACCCCGGACAAGGCACCCCACACTTGCAGAGAGGGGATGCCACCAATTCTGTCTCGAATCGTTCCGGGCATGCAGCCGTTACAGTTCCAGAGCCTCTCTGCACCACACTCCAGCATGACCACCAGTGATCAGTGGACAGTGGACACCCGTCCGAACTTTTGCTGACCCGATGTCTTGGGCTGATGAGAGGTTCAGTCAGCTCACGGCCTCCGACATCATTCGTCGCAGCCAGCCGCATATTGAGAGGAGCCTGAAGGAGCTGATACGATAAACAGCAGCGTCTTGTTCTGAGGAACCACGAGCATACTCACAACCTTGGCTGGACTTGGTTACTGAACAATGTGTTCGAGCACTTGTTCGTACCATTTCACACAGGTGCACACACTCGTCCACTTTTGCGGCACATGCCCGTCTCCCGCCTCGGCGATGGATCCCTCCTATCCGCCAGTCACTATTCCCCGGCTCTCAGAATGTTTGACATGGACCCTTCAATTACAGATTCGAACATATGGAGGCCAACAACCCCAAATGCATTCTTTCCGAGGACTTTGTTGACCTTGGTGGGCTGCCAACGATTCTCTGTACTGTGAGAATGAACAGTATCTCAGGtatcttctctctctttactGCGTTATCTCTATGAGCGGACAGTGTGCATCTATGTCTTGA
This genomic stretch from Fusarium oxysporum f. sp. lycopersici 4287 chromosome 5, whole genome shotgun sequence harbors:
- a CDS encoding CMGC/CLK protein kinase, yielding MSTPTTATATLPHYNPHHYQPSYAHSHTHHQTYQPNPSANFRSTVSNQNILPPPVSSAVSPSHSAILPPPYQLSPLGYSSSGSNGISLTNSNSRSAHHAQEPSPRHDAAYSAGSMTERAPATRAEQPSRKRRRSREPDWGTFYKNGLPKEIIVIDDTPEPEANTSRKITNGTAAAPSDNTSSQVAKKRRREDESGTVQASGYHIKYLESQHSTPLQVSTPAGSSNSSSDRTNSALNTTAPTSLSSNGQYEEGLAPLKRKRTRQQVANEAKRRDVDGLGDFFTYKPPPFPPKKASEVNVQVIHDRHYNKNVKVDDDDGHYIVVPDAELTEKYQIVRLLGQGTFGKVVEAHDRKRNKAVAVKIIRSVQKYRDASRIELRVLETLKRNDAENRNRCIHLRDCFDYRGHICIVMDLLDQSVFDFLKGNGFVPFPNSQIQSFARQLFTSVAFLHDLNLIHTDLKPENILLCNHAYQTFTYNRKIPSSSSTISRQATQRRVLLDTEIRLIDFGSATFQDEYHSSVVSTRHYRAPEIILGLGWSFPCDIWSIGCILVEFFTGDALFQTHDNLEHLAMMEAVVGSRIDSHLVQAVNKMSSRSGGNAASKYFKRLKLDYPTPDTTRGSRRFVKAMKHLDQIIPGNNTFLKNFVDLLKKIFVYDPAHRITAKQALQHPWLKEMAQPDDGTEAAKIRMERIRMEQQAQRHGYVRS